One Aegilops tauschii subsp. strangulata cultivar AL8/78 chromosome 7, Aet v6.0, whole genome shotgun sequence genomic window carries:
- the LOC109760621 gene encoding kinesin-like protein KIN-7D, chloroplastic isoform X1, producing MASPRRNASHGEAARSDSSPTYTPATPRSRFAAEFSPEAFDEPGAGEAPSAKESVTATVRFRPLSSREIRQGEEIAWYADGETIVRSEHNPNIAYAYDRVFGPTTTTQQVYDVAAQHVVGGAMQGINGTIFAYGVTSSGKTHTMHGDQRSPGIIPLAVKDAFGIIQETLNREFLLRVSYLEIYNEVVNDLLNPAGKNLRIREDLQGTFVEGIKEEVVLSPTHVLSLIAAGEEHRHIGSTNFNLLSSRSHTIFTLTVESSPFCESNEGETVTFSQLNLIDLAGSESSRAETTGARRKEGSYINKSLLTLGTVISKLTDGKATHVPFRNSKLTRLLQSSLSGQGRVSLICTVTPASSNSEETHNTLKFAHRSKHIEIQALQNKIIDEKSLIKKYQSEIRQLREELEQLKRGIFTATPLKDVTEDNIILWKQKLEDGNVKLQSRLEQEEEAKAALLGRIQRLTKLILVSTRATQTTRSSQHPGTRRRHSFGEGELAYLPHRRRDIIMNNYRNELVMPMEGFGEALEMSPKEEKQSRKGLLNWFKLRKRDSGSATLACSDGGNSSLTKSFTAPPKRLEDGISFLSEQRTWNSMLDENVPADFLSVDLGIPSDSSPVEEILTVQSVTRKSEILDDVDLLREQLKISSGEAVLHANVVKHLTEEAGISGINKQIEMEKMANDEIKCKRQIVSLENQNVHSVVDSQEKLDTSELSPYYDKILKQLNEKAFQLEVKTADNRILEDQLEKKASECEELQETVVYLKEHIVQALQIDEFLPERVRLQQQTGIDHDVGSQVHNDNPLSSAVSEKPLENTSQSEIDELKQRLCELAEAKVQLEVRNQELLEESTYAKGLASAAGVELRALSEEVTKLVKQKEKLASELESARNSTPRRASHSPRAARKGSHVERHEPGGKRDANSSSQREQALEAMLAEKEQREAELEKKIEESKQKEAFLEGELANIWTLVAKLRKAEGNCEDVIHDLIVDHEP from the exons ATGGCGTCGCCGCGCCGGAATGCCTCCCATGGGGAGGCGGCGCGGTCGGACTCGTCGCCGACGTACACCCCCGCGACGCCCCGGTCGCGGTTCGCGGCGGAGTTCTCGCCCGAGGCGTTCGACGAGCCGGGGGCCGGGGAGGCGCCGTCGGCCAAGGAGAGCGTCACGGCCACCGTCCGCTTCCGGCCGCTCAG CTCGCGGGAGATTCGGCAGGGGGAGGAGATCGCGTGGTACGCGGATGGCGAGACCATCGTGCGGAGCGAGCACAATCCCAACATCGCTTATGCCTACG ATCGTGTGTTTGGACCAACTACGACAACACAACAGGTATATGATGTTGCGGCTCAACATGTTGTCGGTGGCGCCATGCAAGGAATAAATG GTACAATATTTGCATATGGGGTTACAAGCAGTGGGAAGACACATACGATGCAT GGAGATCAAAGATCCCCAGGGATTATACCTTTGGCCGTGAAAGATGCGTTTGGCATAATACAAGAG ACCCTGAATCGGGAGTTTCTTCTTCGTGTATCATACTTGGAAATTTATAACGAG GTTGTGAACGATCTCCTAAATCCTGCAGGGAAGAATTTACGAATTAGGGAGGATCTTCAG GGAACATTTGTTGAGGGCATAAAGGAAGAAGTAGTGTTATCTCCTACCCATGTTTTGTCCCTTATTGCAGCCGGAGAAg AGCATAGGCATATTGGGTCCACTAACTTTAATCTTCTAAGTAGCCGAAGCCACACAATTTTCACACTG ACAGTAGAGAGCAGCCCCTTCTGTGAGTCTAATGAAGGAGAAACGGTTACTTTTTCGCAGCTG AACCTCATCGATCTGGCAGGTTCAGAGAGTTCAAGGGCTGAAACAACAGGAGCACGCCGGAAGGAAGGGTCTTATATCAATAAAAGTCTGCTGACTCTTGGAACG GTGATATCAAAACTGACTGACGGAAAAGCTACTCATGTTCCATTCCGGAACTCAAAATTAACACGTTTGCTGCAGTCATCCTTGAGTGGCCAAGGACGTGTGTCT CTGATTTGCACGGTTACTCCAGCATCGAGCAACTCTGAAGAAACTCATAACACGTTAAAATTTGCCCACCGATCAAAGCACATTGAGATCCAAGCATTACAAAACAAG ATTATTGATGAGAAATCTCTAATAAAGAAGTACCAAAGTGAAATTCGTCAACTAAGGGAAGAGCTAGAACAACTGAAAAGAGGGATCTTTACTGCCACTCCTTTGAAAGATGTCACAGAAGATAATATCATTCTTTGGAAACAGAAG CTAGAAGATGGTAATGTCAAGCTTCAATCTAGACtggaacaagaagaagaagccaaAGCTGCTTTGCTTGGCAGGATACAGCGTCTAACAAAACTAATCCTGGTTTCCACCAGAGCAACCCAGACTACTAGATCATCTCAACATCCTGGCACAAGGCGCAGACATTCTTTTGGTGAAGGAGAG CTGGCATATCTCCCGCATAGAAGGCGAGATATTATCATGAATAACTATAGAAATGAGCTGGTTATGCCGATGGAAGGATTTGGTGAAGCACTTGAAATGTCTCCTAAGGAGGAGAAGCAAAGTCGTAAAGGGCTCCTTAACTGGTTCAAACTTCGG AAGCGTGATAGTGGTTCTGCTACCCTGGCATGTTCTGATGGTGGTAATTCTAGTTTGACCAAATCATTCACTGCTCCTCCAAAACGCCTGGAGGATGGGATTAGTTTTCTATCAGAACAGAGGACGTGGAATTCTATGCTGGATGAGAATGTACCAGCTGATTTTTTGAGTGTTGATCTTGGAATTCCTTCTGACAGCTCTCCTGTAGAAGAAATACTGACCGTACAAAGT GTCACCAGAAAAAGTGAAATCTTAGATGATGTTGATCTACTGAGGGAGCAGTTAAAGATTTCGTCAGGGGAGGCTGTGCTCCACGCAAACGTTGTAAAGCACCTCACAGAGGAAGCTGGAATAAGCGGAATAAACAAACAGATTGAG ATGGAAAAGATGGCCAATGATGAGATTAAATGCAAGCGGCAGATAGTATCTTTGGAAAATCAGAATGTTCATTCAGTGGTAGACAGTCAAGAAAAGCTTGACACTTCAGAACTTTCACCG TATTACGATAAGATACTTAAGCAACTCAATGAGAAGGCCTTTCAACTTGAG GTGAAAACAGCAGATAACAGGATACTGGAAGACCAGCTAGAGAAAAAG GCAAGCGAATGTGAAGAGTTGCAAGAAACGGTTGTTTACTTGAAAGAACATATCGTCCAAGCTCTTCAAATTGACGAGTTTTTACCAGAAAGAGTCAGATTGCAGCAGCAAACAGGCATCGACCATGACGTTGGATCACAAGTTCATAATGATAATCCGTTATCCAGTGCTGTATCTGAAAAGCCACTGgaaaacacatcacag TCAGAGATCGATGAACTGAAGCAGAGACTGTGCGAACTCGCTGAAGCCAAAGTTCAGCTAGAGGTCCGTAACCAGGAACTTCTGGAGGAAAGCACGTACGCCAAGGGCCTGGCCTCAGCCGCGGGTGTCGAACTGCGAGCGCTTTCTGAAGAAGTCACCAAACTCGTGAAGCAGAAGGAGAAGCTCGCCAGCGAGTTGGAGTCAGCGAGAAACTCGACTCCACGAAGAGCAAGCCATAGCCCGAGGGCAGCTCGAAAGGGCAGCCACGTCGAACGACACGAGCCAGGTGGTAAAAGAGACGCGAACTCAAGCAGCCAGAGGGAGCAAGCTCTGGAGGCCATGCTCGCGGAGAAGGAGCAGAGAGAAGCTGAACTCGAGAAGAAAATCGAGGAGTCGAAGCAGAAGGAGGCGTTCCTGGAGGGCGAGCTCGCGAACATATGGACCCTGGTGGCGAAACTGAGGAAGGCCGAGGGAAACTGCGAAGATGTCATACACGATTTGATCGTGGATCATGAGCCATGA
- the LOC109760621 gene encoding kinesin-like protein KIN-7D, chloroplastic isoform X3, which produces MGPSFADVAYRFVMDGVRMGLFTKKLLPSLPKSLLLPEKMGIEVSSTPSPSPPLTSSSCCTAAAAWPKTLNREFLLRVSYLEIYNEVVNDLLNPAGKNLRIREDLQGTFVEGIKEEVVLSPTHVLSLIAAGEEHRHIGSTNFNLLSSRSHTIFTLTVESSPFCESNEGETVTFSQLNLIDLAGSESSRAETTGARRKEGSYINKSLLTLGTVISKLTDGKATHVPFRNSKLTRLLQSSLSGQGRVSLICTVTPASSNSEETHNTLKFAHRSKHIEIQALQNKIIDEKSLIKKYQSEIRQLREELEQLKRGIFTATPLKDVTEDNIILWKQKLEDGNVKLQSRLEQEEEAKAALLGRIQRLTKLILVSTRATQTTRSSQHPGTRRRHSFGEGELAYLPHRRRDIIMNNYRNELVMPMEGFGEALEMSPKEEKQSRKGLLNWFKLRKRDSGSATLACSDGGNSSLTKSFTAPPKRLEDGISFLSEQRTWNSMLDENVPADFLSVDLGIPSDSSPVEEILTVQSVTRKSEILDDVDLLREQLKISSGEAVLHANVVKHLTEEAGISGINKQIEMEKMANDEIKCKRQIVSLENQNVHSVVDSQEKLDTSELSPYYDKILKQLNEKAFQLEVKTADNRILEDQLEKKASECEELQETVVYLKEHIVQALQIDEFLPERVRLQQQTGIDHDVGSQVHNDNPLSSAVSEKPLENTSQSEIDELKQRLCELAEAKVQLEVRNQELLEESTYAKGLASAAGVELRALSEEVTKLVKQKEKLASELESARNSTPRRASHSPRAARKGSHVERHEPGGKRDANSSSQREQALEAMLAEKEQREAELEKKIEESKQKEAFLEGELANIWTLVAKLRKAEGNCEDVIHDLIVDHEP; this is translated from the exons ATGGGACCTTCATTTGCCGACGTGGCGTACCGGTTCGTGATGGACGGCGTTAGAATGGGTCTTTTTACAAAAAAACTCCTCCCCTCCCTACCAAAATCTCTTCTCCTCCCTGAAAAAATGGGGATCGAGGTTTCCAGCACACCATCGCCCTCCCCTCCACTGACGTCGTCGTCGTGCTGTACCGCCGCCGCGGCCTGGCCCAAG ACCCTGAATCGGGAGTTTCTTCTTCGTGTATCATACTTGGAAATTTATAACGAG GTTGTGAACGATCTCCTAAATCCTGCAGGGAAGAATTTACGAATTAGGGAGGATCTTCAG GGAACATTTGTTGAGGGCATAAAGGAAGAAGTAGTGTTATCTCCTACCCATGTTTTGTCCCTTATTGCAGCCGGAGAAg AGCATAGGCATATTGGGTCCACTAACTTTAATCTTCTAAGTAGCCGAAGCCACACAATTTTCACACTG ACAGTAGAGAGCAGCCCCTTCTGTGAGTCTAATGAAGGAGAAACGGTTACTTTTTCGCAGCTG AACCTCATCGATCTGGCAGGTTCAGAGAGTTCAAGGGCTGAAACAACAGGAGCACGCCGGAAGGAAGGGTCTTATATCAATAAAAGTCTGCTGACTCTTGGAACG GTGATATCAAAACTGACTGACGGAAAAGCTACTCATGTTCCATTCCGGAACTCAAAATTAACACGTTTGCTGCAGTCATCCTTGAGTGGCCAAGGACGTGTGTCT CTGATTTGCACGGTTACTCCAGCATCGAGCAACTCTGAAGAAACTCATAACACGTTAAAATTTGCCCACCGATCAAAGCACATTGAGATCCAAGCATTACAAAACAAG ATTATTGATGAGAAATCTCTAATAAAGAAGTACCAAAGTGAAATTCGTCAACTAAGGGAAGAGCTAGAACAACTGAAAAGAGGGATCTTTACTGCCACTCCTTTGAAAGATGTCACAGAAGATAATATCATTCTTTGGAAACAGAAG CTAGAAGATGGTAATGTCAAGCTTCAATCTAGACtggaacaagaagaagaagccaaAGCTGCTTTGCTTGGCAGGATACAGCGTCTAACAAAACTAATCCTGGTTTCCACCAGAGCAACCCAGACTACTAGATCATCTCAACATCCTGGCACAAGGCGCAGACATTCTTTTGGTGAAGGAGAG CTGGCATATCTCCCGCATAGAAGGCGAGATATTATCATGAATAACTATAGAAATGAGCTGGTTATGCCGATGGAAGGATTTGGTGAAGCACTTGAAATGTCTCCTAAGGAGGAGAAGCAAAGTCGTAAAGGGCTCCTTAACTGGTTCAAACTTCGG AAGCGTGATAGTGGTTCTGCTACCCTGGCATGTTCTGATGGTGGTAATTCTAGTTTGACCAAATCATTCACTGCTCCTCCAAAACGCCTGGAGGATGGGATTAGTTTTCTATCAGAACAGAGGACGTGGAATTCTATGCTGGATGAGAATGTACCAGCTGATTTTTTGAGTGTTGATCTTGGAATTCCTTCTGACAGCTCTCCTGTAGAAGAAATACTGACCGTACAAAGT GTCACCAGAAAAAGTGAAATCTTAGATGATGTTGATCTACTGAGGGAGCAGTTAAAGATTTCGTCAGGGGAGGCTGTGCTCCACGCAAACGTTGTAAAGCACCTCACAGAGGAAGCTGGAATAAGCGGAATAAACAAACAGATTGAG ATGGAAAAGATGGCCAATGATGAGATTAAATGCAAGCGGCAGATAGTATCTTTGGAAAATCAGAATGTTCATTCAGTGGTAGACAGTCAAGAAAAGCTTGACACTTCAGAACTTTCACCG TATTACGATAAGATACTTAAGCAACTCAATGAGAAGGCCTTTCAACTTGAG GTGAAAACAGCAGATAACAGGATACTGGAAGACCAGCTAGAGAAAAAG GCAAGCGAATGTGAAGAGTTGCAAGAAACGGTTGTTTACTTGAAAGAACATATCGTCCAAGCTCTTCAAATTGACGAGTTTTTACCAGAAAGAGTCAGATTGCAGCAGCAAACAGGCATCGACCATGACGTTGGATCACAAGTTCATAATGATAATCCGTTATCCAGTGCTGTATCTGAAAAGCCACTGgaaaacacatcacag TCAGAGATCGATGAACTGAAGCAGAGACTGTGCGAACTCGCTGAAGCCAAAGTTCAGCTAGAGGTCCGTAACCAGGAACTTCTGGAGGAAAGCACGTACGCCAAGGGCCTGGCCTCAGCCGCGGGTGTCGAACTGCGAGCGCTTTCTGAAGAAGTCACCAAACTCGTGAAGCAGAAGGAGAAGCTCGCCAGCGAGTTGGAGTCAGCGAGAAACTCGACTCCACGAAGAGCAAGCCATAGCCCGAGGGCAGCTCGAAAGGGCAGCCACGTCGAACGACACGAGCCAGGTGGTAAAAGAGACGCGAACTCAAGCAGCCAGAGGGAGCAAGCTCTGGAGGCCATGCTCGCGGAGAAGGAGCAGAGAGAAGCTGAACTCGAGAAGAAAATCGAGGAGTCGAAGCAGAAGGAGGCGTTCCTGGAGGGCGAGCTCGCGAACATATGGACCCTGGTGGCGAAACTGAGGAAGGCCGAGGGAAACTGCGAAGATGTCATACACGATTTGATCGTGGATCATGAGCCATGA
- the LOC109760621 gene encoding kinesin-like protein KIN-7D, chloroplastic isoform X2 — protein sequence MASPRRNASHGEAARSDSSPTYTPATPRSRFAAEFSPEAFDEPGAGEAPSAKESVTATVRFRPLSSREIRQGEEIAWYADGETIVRSEHNPNIAYAYDRVFGPTTTTQQVYDVAAQHVVGGAMQGINGTIFAYGVTSSGKTHTMHGDQRSPGIIPLAVKDAFGIIQETLNREFLLRVSYLEIYNEVVNDLLNPAGKNLRIREDLQGTFVEGIKEEVVLSPTHVLSLIAAGEEHRHIGSTNFNLLSSRSHTIFTLTVESSPFCESNEGETVTFSQLNLIDLAGSESSRAETTGARRKEGSYINKSLLTLGTVISKLTDGKATHVPFRNSKLTRLLQSSLSGQGRVSLICTVTPASSNSEETHNTLKFAHRSKHIEIQALQNKIIDEKSLIKKYQSEIRQLREELEQLKRGIFTATPLKDVTEDNIILWKQKLEDGNVKLQSRLEQEEEAKAALLGRIQRLTKLILVSTRATQTTRSSQHPGTRRRHSFGEGELAYLPHRRRDIIMNNYRNELVMPMEGFGEALEMSPKEEKQSRKGLLNWFKLRVTRKSEILDDVDLLREQLKISSGEAVLHANVVKHLTEEAGISGINKQIEMEKMANDEIKCKRQIVSLENQNVHSVVDSQEKLDTSELSPYYDKILKQLNEKAFQLEVKTADNRILEDQLEKKASECEELQETVVYLKEHIVQALQIDEFLPERVRLQQQTGIDHDVGSQVHNDNPLSSAVSEKPLENTSQSEIDELKQRLCELAEAKVQLEVRNQELLEESTYAKGLASAAGVELRALSEEVTKLVKQKEKLASELESARNSTPRRASHSPRAARKGSHVERHEPGGKRDANSSSQREQALEAMLAEKEQREAELEKKIEESKQKEAFLEGELANIWTLVAKLRKAEGNCEDVIHDLIVDHEP from the exons ATGGCGTCGCCGCGCCGGAATGCCTCCCATGGGGAGGCGGCGCGGTCGGACTCGTCGCCGACGTACACCCCCGCGACGCCCCGGTCGCGGTTCGCGGCGGAGTTCTCGCCCGAGGCGTTCGACGAGCCGGGGGCCGGGGAGGCGCCGTCGGCCAAGGAGAGCGTCACGGCCACCGTCCGCTTCCGGCCGCTCAG CTCGCGGGAGATTCGGCAGGGGGAGGAGATCGCGTGGTACGCGGATGGCGAGACCATCGTGCGGAGCGAGCACAATCCCAACATCGCTTATGCCTACG ATCGTGTGTTTGGACCAACTACGACAACACAACAGGTATATGATGTTGCGGCTCAACATGTTGTCGGTGGCGCCATGCAAGGAATAAATG GTACAATATTTGCATATGGGGTTACAAGCAGTGGGAAGACACATACGATGCAT GGAGATCAAAGATCCCCAGGGATTATACCTTTGGCCGTGAAAGATGCGTTTGGCATAATACAAGAG ACCCTGAATCGGGAGTTTCTTCTTCGTGTATCATACTTGGAAATTTATAACGAG GTTGTGAACGATCTCCTAAATCCTGCAGGGAAGAATTTACGAATTAGGGAGGATCTTCAG GGAACATTTGTTGAGGGCATAAAGGAAGAAGTAGTGTTATCTCCTACCCATGTTTTGTCCCTTATTGCAGCCGGAGAAg AGCATAGGCATATTGGGTCCACTAACTTTAATCTTCTAAGTAGCCGAAGCCACACAATTTTCACACTG ACAGTAGAGAGCAGCCCCTTCTGTGAGTCTAATGAAGGAGAAACGGTTACTTTTTCGCAGCTG AACCTCATCGATCTGGCAGGTTCAGAGAGTTCAAGGGCTGAAACAACAGGAGCACGCCGGAAGGAAGGGTCTTATATCAATAAAAGTCTGCTGACTCTTGGAACG GTGATATCAAAACTGACTGACGGAAAAGCTACTCATGTTCCATTCCGGAACTCAAAATTAACACGTTTGCTGCAGTCATCCTTGAGTGGCCAAGGACGTGTGTCT CTGATTTGCACGGTTACTCCAGCATCGAGCAACTCTGAAGAAACTCATAACACGTTAAAATTTGCCCACCGATCAAAGCACATTGAGATCCAAGCATTACAAAACAAG ATTATTGATGAGAAATCTCTAATAAAGAAGTACCAAAGTGAAATTCGTCAACTAAGGGAAGAGCTAGAACAACTGAAAAGAGGGATCTTTACTGCCACTCCTTTGAAAGATGTCACAGAAGATAATATCATTCTTTGGAAACAGAAG CTAGAAGATGGTAATGTCAAGCTTCAATCTAGACtggaacaagaagaagaagccaaAGCTGCTTTGCTTGGCAGGATACAGCGTCTAACAAAACTAATCCTGGTTTCCACCAGAGCAACCCAGACTACTAGATCATCTCAACATCCTGGCACAAGGCGCAGACATTCTTTTGGTGAAGGAGAG CTGGCATATCTCCCGCATAGAAGGCGAGATATTATCATGAATAACTATAGAAATGAGCTGGTTATGCCGATGGAAGGATTTGGTGAAGCACTTGAAATGTCTCCTAAGGAGGAGAAGCAAAGTCGTAAAGGGCTCCTTAACTGGTTCAAACTTCGG GTCACCAGAAAAAGTGAAATCTTAGATGATGTTGATCTACTGAGGGAGCAGTTAAAGATTTCGTCAGGGGAGGCTGTGCTCCACGCAAACGTTGTAAAGCACCTCACAGAGGAAGCTGGAATAAGCGGAATAAACAAACAGATTGAG ATGGAAAAGATGGCCAATGATGAGATTAAATGCAAGCGGCAGATAGTATCTTTGGAAAATCAGAATGTTCATTCAGTGGTAGACAGTCAAGAAAAGCTTGACACTTCAGAACTTTCACCG TATTACGATAAGATACTTAAGCAACTCAATGAGAAGGCCTTTCAACTTGAG GTGAAAACAGCAGATAACAGGATACTGGAAGACCAGCTAGAGAAAAAG GCAAGCGAATGTGAAGAGTTGCAAGAAACGGTTGTTTACTTGAAAGAACATATCGTCCAAGCTCTTCAAATTGACGAGTTTTTACCAGAAAGAGTCAGATTGCAGCAGCAAACAGGCATCGACCATGACGTTGGATCACAAGTTCATAATGATAATCCGTTATCCAGTGCTGTATCTGAAAAGCCACTGgaaaacacatcacag TCAGAGATCGATGAACTGAAGCAGAGACTGTGCGAACTCGCTGAAGCCAAAGTTCAGCTAGAGGTCCGTAACCAGGAACTTCTGGAGGAAAGCACGTACGCCAAGGGCCTGGCCTCAGCCGCGGGTGTCGAACTGCGAGCGCTTTCTGAAGAAGTCACCAAACTCGTGAAGCAGAAGGAGAAGCTCGCCAGCGAGTTGGAGTCAGCGAGAAACTCGACTCCACGAAGAGCAAGCCATAGCCCGAGGGCAGCTCGAAAGGGCAGCCACGTCGAACGACACGAGCCAGGTGGTAAAAGAGACGCGAACTCAAGCAGCCAGAGGGAGCAAGCTCTGGAGGCCATGCTCGCGGAGAAGGAGCAGAGAGAAGCTGAACTCGAGAAGAAAATCGAGGAGTCGAAGCAGAAGGAGGCGTTCCTGGAGGGCGAGCTCGCGAACATATGGACCCTGGTGGCGAAACTGAGGAAGGCCGAGGGAAACTGCGAAGATGTCATACACGATTTGATCGTGGATCATGAGCCATGA